A part of Bacillus thuringiensis genomic DNA contains:
- a CDS encoding DUF421 domain-containing protein, producing MSHLPEWTLVILRSVFILIILFAITKWLGKRQISQLSFFEYIAGMTIGDIAAQVSTGLDSKFFHGVFAILIFAVVPFLTGILSLKNKTARDFFEGKSTVLIKDGKILEDNLKKEKYTSDELLELLRGKDAFSVADVEFAVLEPSGELNVLLKKDRQPLTAKDIGLKVPNEKEPQTVIMDGNVLDEPLSSSGHNRAWLHSELEKLGVVIENVFLGQVDSYGQLTIDIYNDKLQMPSPQNKPLLLASLKKCHADLELFSLETKSKSASEMYSKNAKHIEKILNKVTYLLKE from the coding sequence ATGTCTCACCTGCCGGAATGGACACTTGTCATTCTTCGCTCTGTATTCATATTAATTATTTTATTCGCTATTACGAAATGGTTAGGGAAAAGACAAATCTCTCAGCTCTCCTTTTTTGAATACATAGCCGGAATGACAATCGGTGACATCGCTGCCCAAGTATCTACAGGGCTCGATTCAAAATTTTTCCACGGTGTCTTTGCGATACTCATTTTCGCTGTGGTACCTTTTTTAACAGGAATCCTCTCCTTAAAGAACAAAACAGCTCGGGATTTTTTTGAAGGGAAATCTACCGTATTAATAAAAGATGGAAAAATACTTGAAGATAACTTAAAGAAAGAAAAATATACAAGTGACGAATTACTGGAACTTCTCCGCGGAAAAGATGCTTTTAGTGTAGCTGATGTTGAATTTGCCGTACTAGAACCGAGCGGAGAATTAAATGTACTATTGAAGAAAGATCGCCAACCACTTACAGCAAAAGACATCGGCTTAAAAGTACCAAACGAAAAAGAACCACAAACTGTTATTATGGATGGAAATGTCTTAGATGAACCTCTATCCTCTAGTGGGCATAACCGCGCTTGGCTACATTCTGAACTAGAAAAGCTCGGTGTTGTTATTGAAAATGTCTTTCTCGGTCAAGTGGATTCATACGGACAACTTACTATCGACATTTATAATGACAAACTACAAATGCCTTCTCCTCAAAACAAGCCTTTATTATTAGCATCTTTAAAAAAATGTCATGCTGATCTTGAACTATTTTCCCTAGAAACAAAGTCGAAATCAGCAAGTGAAATGTATAGTAAAAACGCGAAACACATCGAAAAGATTTTAAATAAAGTAACCTACCTTTTAAAAGAATAG
- the spoVAD gene encoding stage V sporulation protein AD: MLQGHRTWVFENKPVIISTGVVGGPFEAKGNIPEDFDILHEDLWLGQDSYEKAHKILFEEACSRATEKAELRKDDIQFVLAGDLINQITPTSFACRTLGTPYLGLFGACSTSMEGLALGASIVNAKGAKYLLTGASSHNAAVEKQFRYPTEYGGQKPPTAQWTVTGAGAAILSDTGHGPRVTSATIGRVIDMGLTDPFNMGGAMAPAAVDTIEAHLRERQIDASYYDLIVTGDLGHVGREIAYDLLHKHGTKVTNEQFQDCGIIIYRDGQPVIAGASGPGCSATVVYGHLLNRMKRGEFKKILVVATGALLSPLTFQQEETIPCIAHAVSIEFGGATQ, encoded by the coding sequence ATGTTACAAGGACACCGAACGTGGGTATTTGAAAACAAGCCTGTTATTATTTCGACAGGAGTCGTTGGCGGACCGTTTGAAGCAAAAGGAAACATTCCAGAAGACTTCGATATCCTCCATGAAGATTTATGGCTCGGCCAAGATTCCTATGAAAAAGCACATAAAATTTTGTTTGAAGAAGCTTGTAGCCGTGCTACTGAAAAAGCAGAACTTCGTAAAGACGATATTCAATTTGTACTTGCAGGAGATTTAATTAATCAAATCACTCCAACAAGCTTTGCCTGCCGCACACTCGGAACCCCATATCTCGGATTATTCGGCGCTTGTTCTACTTCTATGGAAGGATTAGCACTCGGGGCAAGCATTGTAAATGCAAAAGGCGCAAAATATTTACTAACTGGGGCATCCAGCCATAACGCTGCTGTAGAGAAGCAATTCCGATATCCAACTGAATACGGCGGTCAAAAACCGCCTACCGCACAATGGACAGTAACCGGGGCAGGTGCGGCGATTTTAAGTGACACTGGCCATGGTCCTAGGGTAACATCTGCAACAATCGGACGAGTGATTGATATGGGATTAACAGATCCTTTTAATATGGGTGGTGCGATGGCCCCAGCGGCTGTTGATACAATCGAGGCCCATTTACGCGAACGACAAATTGACGCCTCTTATTACGACCTAATTGTAACAGGTGACCTTGGACATGTTGGTCGCGAAATTGCCTACGACCTACTACATAAACATGGAACAAAAGTAACGAACGAACAGTTTCAAGATTGCGGGATTATCATTTATAGAGACGGACAACCAGTCATAGCCGGGGCAAGTGGACCAGGATGCTCTGCCACAGTCGTATACGGTCACTTATTAAACCGAATGAAAAGAGGAGAGTTCAAAAAAATACTTGTCGTTGCGACAGGCGCTTTACTATCTCCACTTACATTCCAACAAGAAGAAACGATTCCGTGCATCGCTCACGCCGTTTCGATTGAATTTGGAGGTGCAACGCAATGA
- the clpP gene encoding ATP-dependent Clp endopeptidase proteolytic subunit ClpP: MNLIPTVIEQTNRGERAYDIYSRLLKDRIIMLGSAIDDNVANSIVSQLLFLESQDPEKDIHIYINSPGGSITAGMAIYDTMQFIKPQVSTICIGMAASMGAFLLAAGEKGKRYALPNSEVMIHQPLGGAQGQATEIEIAAKRILFLREKLNQILADRTGQPLEVLQRDTDRDNFMTAEKALEYGLIDKIFTNR; encoded by the coding sequence ATGAATTTAATTCCTACAGTAATTGAACAAACAAATCGTGGAGAACGCGCTTACGATATTTACTCTCGACTATTAAAAGACCGCATCATTATGCTTGGTAGTGCAATTGATGACAACGTAGCTAACTCAATCGTTTCCCAGCTTTTATTCTTGGAATCTCAAGATCCAGAAAAAGATATTCACATCTACATCAACAGCCCTGGTGGTTCTATCACAGCAGGTATGGCAATTTACGATACAATGCAGTTTATTAAACCACAAGTATCAACAATCTGTATCGGTATGGCTGCATCTATGGGTGCATTCTTACTTGCAGCAGGTGAAAAAGGAAAACGTTATGCACTTCCAAACAGTGAAGTAATGATTCACCAACCACTTGGTGGAGCACAAGGTCAAGCAACTGAAATCGAAATTGCTGCAAAACGTATCCTATTCTTACGTGAAAAACTAAACCAAATTCTTGCGGACCGTACAGGTCAACCACTTGAAGTACTACAACGCGACACAGACCGCGATAACTTCATGACAGCAGAAAAAGCTTTAGAATACGGTTTAATCGATAAGATCTTTACAAATCGTTAA
- the spoVAE gene encoding stage V sporulation protein AE, which translates to MIFFWAFVIGGLICVIGQLMFDVGKLTPAHTMATLVVAGAILDGFNLYEPLIDFAGAGATVPITSFGNALVHGAMEEAAKHGIVGVITGMFKVTSAGVSAAIIFGFIGALLFKPKG; encoded by the coding sequence ATGATTTTTTTCTGGGCTTTCGTCATTGGCGGACTCATATGTGTAATCGGACAACTTATGTTTGATGTCGGCAAGCTAACACCCGCTCATACAATGGCAACACTCGTTGTTGCCGGAGCTATATTAGATGGATTCAATTTGTATGAACCATTAATTGATTTCGCTGGAGCTGGAGCAACTGTACCTATTACAAGCTTCGGTAATGCCCTCGTTCACGGCGCAATGGAAGAAGCGGCAAAACACGGTATCGTTGGCGTCATTACCGGCATGTTTAAAGTAACAAGCGCCGGTGTATCCGCAGCTATTATTTTCGGCTTCATTGGAGCATTGCTATTCAAACCGAAAGGATAA
- a CDS encoding DUF1657 domain-containing protein, which produces MTVITKLKQTVSGLKSAQASLEGFALDTDNQQAKQLFQTAAQQTQTIIDSLNPRVEEVQQEEPQYSQQ; this is translated from the coding sequence ATGACTGTAATTACAAAACTAAAGCAAACTGTTTCTGGATTAAAAAGTGCACAAGCTAGCTTAGAGGGATTCGCTCTTGATACGGATAACCAACAAGCCAAGCAACTTTTCCAAACAGCTGCGCAGCAAACGCAAACGATTATCGATTCTTTAAACCCACGCGTTGAAGAAGTCCAACAAGAAGAACCACAATACTCACAGCAATAA
- a CDS encoding HPr family phosphocarrier protein, giving the protein MVQKRVKVSLKNGLQARPAALFVQEANRFHADIFIEKDGKTVNAKSIMGIMSLAIGTGSMITITTEGSDAEEALEALAAYVQ; this is encoded by the coding sequence GTGGTTCAAAAACGAGTTAAGGTTTCATTAAAAAACGGTTTGCAAGCACGTCCGGCTGCGTTGTTTGTACAAGAGGCCAATCGCTTTCATGCAGATATCTTCATCGAGAAAGATGGAAAGACAGTGAATGCAAAGAGCATAATGGGGATTATGAGCTTAGCAATTGGAACTGGTAGCATGATAACAATTACAACAGAAGGTTCAGATGCAGAAGAGGCTTTAGAAGCATTAGCTGCATATGTACAATAA
- the whiA gene encoding DNA-binding protein WhiA translates to MSFASETKKELTNLEMKECCEKAELSALLRMNGSLSFSNRRLSIDIQTENAAIARRIYTLLKKGYDVTVELLVRKKMRLKKNNVYIVRLVEKSREILADLHIVRDDFSFIRNISQELIEKKCCKRSYLRGAFLAGGSVNNPETSSYHLEVFSLYKEHNDAICELMNGFDLNSKTLERRKGYITYLKEAEKITEFLNIIGAHNALLRFEDIRIVRDMRNSVNRLVNCETANLNKTIGAALRQIENIRYIDETVGLDILPDKLREIAQLRRDYQDVTLKELGEMVSGGKISKSGINHRLRKIDEIAEKLRAGETVAKK, encoded by the coding sequence GTGTCATTTGCATCAGAAACAAAGAAAGAGTTGACGAATCTTGAGATGAAGGAATGCTGTGAGAAAGCAGAATTATCAGCGTTACTTCGAATGAACGGATCGCTTTCTTTTTCAAATCGTCGTCTATCTATTGATATTCAAACGGAGAATGCGGCAATTGCAAGAAGGATTTATACGCTTTTGAAAAAAGGATATGACGTGACGGTAGAATTACTTGTTCGTAAAAAAATGCGATTGAAGAAAAATAATGTATATATTGTGCGGCTTGTTGAGAAGTCTCGCGAAATATTAGCTGATCTTCATATTGTTCGAGACGACTTTTCGTTTATCCGAAATATATCACAAGAATTGATTGAGAAGAAATGTTGTAAACGATCGTATTTACGTGGTGCATTTTTAGCAGGTGGTTCAGTAAATAACCCAGAAACATCATCTTATCATTTAGAGGTCTTTTCGTTATATAAGGAACATAATGATGCTATATGTGAACTGATGAACGGATTTGATTTAAATAGTAAGACGTTGGAAAGAAGAAAAGGGTACATTACGTATTTGAAAGAAGCGGAAAAGATTACGGAGTTTTTAAATATTATAGGCGCTCATAATGCACTTTTAAGGTTTGAAGACATTCGAATCGTTCGCGATATGCGTAATTCAGTAAATCGTTTAGTGAACTGCGAAACAGCCAATTTAAATAAAACAATTGGTGCAGCGCTAAGGCAGATTGAAAATATCCGTTATATTGATGAGACGGTGGGTCTTGATATATTACCAGATAAACTGCGAGAAATTGCACAATTACGAAGAGATTATCAAGATGTAACATTGAAAGAGTTAGGCGAGATGGTATCCGGGGGGAAAATTAGTAAATCGGGTATTAATCATCGTTTGCGTAAAATCGATGAGATTGCAGAGAAATTACGCGCGGGGGAAACGGTAGCGAAAAAATAA
- the rpoN gene encoding RNA polymerase factor sigma-54: MKASLLQEQSLRLAMTQELRQAITMLQYNVQELSEFLYEQSLENPLIELGGFEREKKKSSNTSKSTSKQVENQMEIYSVDSTTIQQHLLNQIQYYKIDEEERKVASFIIMNMDGNGYLQETNEELADLLSAPLHVVDRSVELVQSLEPAGVGARNIQECLTLQLKRLQRRNGLAEEVIEDQFAYFVKKDWRKLVQVLKCSNEELQTAVNCITSLQPKPGLAFSSDKPLYIVPDMAVKKDGDRLVLQMNERNMPRIEIHSEYSALLNASESEVASYVSEKYQHVQWIMRSLKQRKQTLLQVMTIIMEKQRDFFWEGPEYLKPLALKEVAEELSVHESTISRATRNKYVQTPHGLFEMKSFFSNAVSTTEDEAVSTKRVKRFIQTLVEAENKKKPLSDQKISKLLEEEHEIVISRRTVAKYREQMHIPASSLRKTIG, translated from the coding sequence TTGAAGGCAAGTCTTTTACAAGAACAAAGCTTACGTTTGGCAATGACACAAGAGTTAAGGCAAGCGATTACAATGCTCCAGTATAATGTACAAGAATTATCGGAGTTTTTGTATGAGCAATCGTTAGAGAATCCCCTTATTGAGTTAGGTGGTTTTGAGAGGGAGAAGAAAAAGAGCTCTAACACAAGTAAAAGTACCAGCAAACAAGTCGAGAATCAGATGGAAATCTACAGTGTGGATTCTACAACGATTCAGCAACATTTATTAAATCAAATACAATATTATAAAATAGATGAAGAAGAGCGAAAAGTAGCTTCTTTCATTATTATGAACATGGATGGAAATGGGTATTTACAAGAAACGAACGAAGAGTTAGCGGATCTCCTTTCCGCACCACTTCATGTAGTCGACCGCTCTGTAGAGCTTGTCCAATCGCTTGAGCCAGCAGGGGTAGGAGCGCGTAATATTCAGGAATGTCTAACTTTGCAATTGAAGCGCTTACAAAGACGGAATGGATTAGCGGAAGAGGTTATAGAGGATCAATTTGCTTATTTCGTGAAGAAAGATTGGCGAAAGCTCGTTCAAGTGTTGAAGTGTAGTAATGAGGAATTGCAAACAGCGGTGAACTGTATTACGTCATTACAGCCGAAACCAGGTCTTGCGTTTTCTTCTGATAAACCACTTTATATCGTGCCTGATATGGCAGTGAAAAAAGATGGTGATCGTCTCGTTTTACAAATGAACGAGAGAAATATGCCGAGAATTGAAATTCATTCTGAGTATAGTGCGCTTCTGAATGCTAGTGAAAGTGAAGTAGCATCTTACGTATCAGAAAAGTATCAGCATGTACAGTGGATTATGCGCAGTTTAAAACAGAGAAAACAAACGCTTCTGCAAGTGATGACTATTATTATGGAAAAACAACGTGATTTCTTCTGGGAAGGTCCAGAATATTTAAAACCGCTTGCTTTAAAAGAGGTAGCAGAAGAGTTAAGTGTGCATGAATCTACAATTAGTCGTGCAACGCGAAATAAATATGTGCAAACACCACACGGTTTATTTGAGATGAAATCGTTCTTTAGCAATGCCGTTTCGACTACTGAAGATGAAGCTGTTTCTACAAAGCGTGTGAAACGATTTATCCAAACGCTTGTTGAGGCAGAGAATAAGAAAAAGCCACTTTCAGATCAAAAGATTTCAAAATTATTAGAAGAAGAGCATGAAATTGTTATTTCTCGAAGAACAGTGGCGAAGTATAGAGAACAAATGCACATTCCAGCGTCATCATTACGAAAAACGATTGGGTAG
- a CDS encoding phosphoglycerate kinase: protein MNKKSIRDVDLKGKRVFCRVDFNVPMKEGKITDETRIRAALPTIQYLVEQGAKVILASHLGRPKGQAVEELRLTPVAARLGELLGKDVKKADEAFGPVAQEMVAAMNEGDVLVLENVRFYAGEEKNDAELAKEFAALADIFVNDAFGAAHRAHASTAGIADYLPAVSGLLMEKELDVLGKALSNPERPFTAIIGGAKVKDKIGVIRHLLDKVDNLIIGGGLAYTFVKALGHEIGLSLCEDDKIELAKEFMQLAKEKGVNFYMPVDVVITEEFSETATTQIVGIDSIPSTWEGVDIGPKTREIYADVIKNSKLVVWNGPMGVFEMTPFAEGTKAVGQALADAEDTYSVIGGGDSAAAVEKFGMADKMSHISTGGGASLEFMEGKELPGVVCLNDK from the coding sequence ATGAACAAAAAATCAATTCGTGACGTAGATTTAAAAGGTAAGCGTGTATTTTGCCGCGTTGATTTCAACGTACCTATGAAAGAAGGCAAAATTACAGATGAAACTCGTATCCGTGCAGCTCTTCCTACAATTCAATATTTAGTAGAGCAAGGTGCGAAAGTTATTTTAGCAAGTCATTTAGGCCGTCCAAAAGGTCAAGCAGTAGAAGAATTACGTCTTACTCCAGTAGCAGCACGTTTAGGCGAGCTTCTTGGTAAAGATGTTAAAAAAGCAGACGAAGCATTCGGACCAGTTGCACAAGAAATGGTTGCAGCAATGAACGAAGGCGACGTATTAGTTCTTGAAAACGTACGTTTCTATGCGGGCGAAGAAAAGAACGATGCAGAACTTGCGAAAGAATTTGCAGCTCTTGCTGATATCTTCGTAAACGATGCATTCGGTGCAGCTCACCGTGCTCACGCTTCTACAGCAGGTATCGCAGACTACCTACCAGCAGTATCTGGTTTATTAATGGAAAAAGAGTTAGATGTACTTGGAAAAGCACTTTCTAACCCAGAACGTCCATTCACAGCTATCATCGGTGGTGCGAAAGTAAAAGATAAAATCGGTGTAATTCGTCATCTATTAGACAAAGTAGATAACTTAATCATCGGTGGCGGACTAGCTTACACATTTGTTAAAGCTTTAGGTCATGAAATTGGTCTATCTCTATGTGAAGACGACAAAATCGAACTAGCTAAAGAATTTATGCAACTTGCAAAAGAAAAAGGCGTAAACTTCTACATGCCAGTTGATGTTGTAATCACAGAGGAATTCTCTGAAACTGCAACAACTCAAATCGTAGGTATCGACTCTATCCCTTCTACTTGGGAAGGCGTGGACATCGGTCCTAAAACACGTGAAATTTATGCAGATGTAATTAAAAATTCTAAGCTTGTTGTATGGAATGGACCAATGGGTGTATTCGAAATGACTCCATTCGCAGAAGGTACAAAAGCAGTAGGACAAGCATTAGCAGATGCAGAAGATACATACTCTGTTATCGGCGGTGGTGACTCTGCAGCAGCTGTTGAAAAATTCGGTATGGCTGATAAAATGAGCCACATTTCTACTGGCGGCGGTGCGTCATTAGAATTCATGGAAGGTAAAGAGCTTCCAGGTGTAGTTTGTCTTAACGACAAATAA
- a CDS encoding DUF1657 domain-containing protein, giving the protein MTVIASVKTCLASVRGAQASLSSLSLNSQDAESKRVFHECMLEMDSIIADLQNRVSVLEREEPQYKGF; this is encoded by the coding sequence ATGACAGTTATTGCTAGCGTTAAAACCTGCCTTGCTAGTGTACGGGGTGCTCAAGCAAGTTTAAGCTCCCTTTCACTAAATTCACAGGACGCGGAATCAAAACGCGTATTTCATGAATGTATGTTAGAAATGGACAGCATCATCGCTGATTTACAGAATAGAGTTTCAGTATTAGAACGTGAAGAACCTCAATATAAAGGGTTTTAA
- the spoVAC gene encoding stage V sporulation protein AC has protein sequence MSSKDKNLTPVQQEYKKFEQEREPKRPVLKNCIKAFFVGGFICFIGQLISTFYITYFDFTERSAGNPTVATLIFISMLLTGFGIYDRFGQFAGAGTAVPVTGFGNSVIAACIEHRTEGFVLGVGGNMFKLAGSVILFGVFSAFVIALIKTILVQWGGL, from the coding sequence ATGTCTAGTAAAGATAAGAACTTAACCCCTGTGCAACAGGAGTATAAAAAATTCGAGCAAGAACGAGAACCGAAGCGTCCTGTCTTAAAAAATTGTATAAAAGCCTTTTTCGTCGGTGGTTTTATTTGCTTCATCGGACAACTCATTTCTACGTTTTATATCACATATTTTGATTTCACTGAGCGTTCCGCAGGAAATCCAACAGTCGCAACTCTCATTTTCATTTCCATGTTACTAACTGGTTTCGGTATATATGACCGCTTTGGGCAGTTTGCTGGAGCAGGCACAGCTGTACCTGTCACTGGATTTGGTAACTCTGTTATTGCCGCATGTATCGAACACCGAACAGAAGGATTCGTACTCGGCGTTGGAGGAAATATGTTTAAATTAGCCGGATCCGTTATTTTGTTTGGTGTATTTTCAGCTTTCGTCATCGCACTTATTAAAACGATTCTCGTTCAATGGGGAGGGCTATAA
- a CDS encoding YhcN/YlaJ family sporulation lipoprotein → MRKLGLITALFALLFSSFTGCDNSPLDKKVKEEAKRTEKEKGPKLTKTSTESFNQSISQGAKKRALAMNEIIKSTAVNSNLDLYIAVLPEHHERFGLKPLRKKLQKQLSDEHPTFDVRVSTDKKIFMLLEKLERRIKEKKVSKDEINKQLKLIGKKMESNT, encoded by the coding sequence ATGCGAAAACTCGGCCTCATAACCGCTTTATTTGCCCTTCTATTTAGCTCTTTTACCGGATGTGATAATAGTCCCTTAGATAAAAAAGTGAAAGAAGAAGCAAAACGAACGGAGAAAGAGAAAGGTCCCAAATTAACAAAGACGAGTACGGAATCCTTTAATCAATCTATATCGCAAGGAGCCAAGAAAAGAGCCCTCGCTATGAATGAAATTATAAAAAGCACAGCAGTAAATTCAAATTTAGATCTCTACATAGCAGTACTACCTGAGCACCACGAAAGGTTTGGATTAAAACCTCTGCGTAAGAAGCTTCAAAAGCAGCTAAGCGATGAGCATCCTACTTTCGATGTTCGTGTAAGCACAGATAAAAAAATCTTTATGTTACTCGAAAAGCTTGAAAGAAGGATTAAGGAAAAAAAAGTATCTAAAGATGAGATTAATAAGCAATTAAAACTCATTGGGAAAAAAATGGAGTCTAACACTTAA
- the gap gene encoding type I glyceraldehyde-3-phosphate dehydrogenase: protein MTKIGINGFGRIGRNVFRAALNNSEVEVVAINDLTDAKTLAHLLKYDTVHGTLNAEVSANENSIVVNGKEIKVIAERDPAQLPWSDYGVEVVVESTGRFTKKSDAEKHLGGSVKKVIISAPASDEDITVVMGVNHEQYDAANHNVVSNASCTTNCLAPFAKVLNEKFGVKRGMMTTIHSYTNDQQILDLPHKDLRRARAAAENMIPTSTGAAKAVALVLPELKGKLNGGAVRVPTANVSLVDLVVELDKEVTVEDVNAAFKAAAEGELKGILGYSEEPLVSIDYNGCTASSTIDALSTMVMEGNMVKVLSWYDNETGYSNRVVDLAAYMTSKGL from the coding sequence ATGACTAAAATTGGTATTAATGGATTTGGACGTATCGGACGTAACGTATTCCGCGCAGCTCTTAACAACTCTGAGGTAGAAGTAGTAGCAATCAACGACTTAACAGATGCTAAAACATTAGCTCACCTTTTAAAATATGACACAGTTCACGGAACTTTAAATGCAGAAGTATCTGCTAACGAAAACAGCATCGTTGTTAACGGTAAAGAAATTAAAGTTATCGCTGAGCGTGACCCAGCTCAATTACCATGGAGCGACTACGGAGTAGAAGTAGTAGTAGAATCTACTGGCCGTTTCACTAAAAAATCAGACGCTGAAAAACACTTAGGTGGATCAGTTAAGAAAGTTATCATCTCAGCTCCAGCTTCTGACGAAGATATCACTGTAGTTATGGGTGTTAACCACGAACAATATGATGCAGCTAACCACAACGTAGTATCTAATGCTTCTTGTACTACAAACTGTCTAGCTCCATTCGCTAAAGTATTAAACGAAAAATTCGGCGTAAAACGCGGAATGATGACAACAATTCACTCTTACACTAACGACCAACAAATCTTAGACTTACCACACAAAGATTTACGTCGTGCTCGTGCAGCAGCTGAAAACATGATCCCAACATCTACTGGTGCAGCTAAAGCTGTAGCATTAGTATTACCAGAACTTAAAGGTAAATTAAACGGCGGCGCTGTACGTGTTCCAACTGCTAACGTTTCTCTTGTTGACTTAGTTGTTGAACTTGACAAAGAAGTAACAGTTGAAGATGTAAACGCAGCATTCAAAGCAGCAGCTGAAGGCGAATTAAAAGGTATCCTTGGATACAGCGAAGAGCCATTAGTATCTATCGACTATAACGGATGTACAGCTTCTTCTACAATCGATGCATTATCTACAATGGTAATGGAAGGTAACATGGTTAAAGTACTTTCTTGGTACGATAACGAAACTGGTTACTCTAACCGCGTAGTAGACCTAGCAGCATACATGACTTCTAAAGGTCTTTAA
- a CDS encoding glutaredoxin family protein: MKVVLYTKKDCGLCVQAKQVLQEVQCEYSFQIEEINIYEDNDLLEKYHLMIPVVEIGGKQVEYGNIHKGVIINYIKNAVKS, translated from the coding sequence ATGAAAGTTGTACTGTATACAAAAAAAGATTGTGGTCTTTGCGTGCAGGCAAAACAAGTTTTGCAGGAAGTACAATGTGAATATTCTTTTCAAATCGAGGAAATAAATATATATGAAGATAATGACCTTTTAGAAAAATATCACCTAATGATTCCGGTTGTAGAAATAGGAGGAAAACAAGTAGAATACGGTAACATTCACAAAGGTGTCATAATAAACTATATAAAGAATGCAGTTAAGAGTTGA
- the cggR gene encoding gapA transcriptional regulator CggR: protein MRSWIQNTKKLLPDLLPVMQTRMQILQYIRLMQPIGRRNLSASLGMTERVLRSEVQVLKEQNLVHVASSGMTLTEEGTALVLALEDFMKEISGLKVLEKQLKETLDLDEVFVVPGDSDESPWVKLEMGRACVTCIKDRLTVNNIVAVAGGTTLAAAADMMQLDCKDLHMLFVPARGGIGEGVELEANTICAKMAQNTMSNYRLLYVPDHVSSEAYASIVTEPSVKEVLELIRSSNIVIHGIGDALTMARRRNTSEADWLKIQASEAVGEAFGYYFNEQGNVVHKVRTVGMQLEDLQHVSHVVAVAGGSSKAKAIQAVIKQGHTSILITDEGAAKQLTKGITL, encoded by the coding sequence ATGCGCTCATGGATTCAGAACACAAAAAAATTATTACCTGATCTGCTACCTGTTATGCAAACGAGAATGCAAATTCTTCAATACATTAGGCTCATGCAGCCGATTGGAAGAAGAAATTTGTCAGCAAGTCTCGGTATGACAGAACGAGTATTGCGAAGTGAAGTTCAAGTTTTGAAAGAACAAAACTTAGTTCACGTCGCTTCTTCTGGAATGACTTTGACAGAAGAAGGAACAGCTTTAGTTCTTGCTTTGGAAGACTTTATGAAAGAAATTTCCGGGTTAAAGGTTTTAGAAAAGCAACTTAAGGAAACATTAGACTTGGATGAAGTTTTCGTTGTCCCTGGTGATAGTGATGAATCACCTTGGGTCAAACTGGAGATGGGCCGTGCTTGTGTGACTTGTATAAAAGACCGTCTGACAGTGAATAATATCGTTGCTGTGGCTGGAGGAACTACGCTAGCTGCTGCTGCGGACATGATGCAGCTTGATTGCAAAGATTTACATATGCTATTTGTCCCAGCACGTGGTGGAATTGGAGAAGGTGTCGAATTAGAAGCCAATACCATTTGTGCCAAGATGGCGCAAAATACGATGAGTAATTATCGCTTATTGTATGTTCCAGACCATGTTAGTAGCGAAGCATATGCGTCTATTGTGACAGAGCCTTCCGTGAAAGAAGTTCTTGAGTTGATTCGATCTTCCAATATCGTCATTCATGGAATAGGTGATGCGTTAACAATGGCACGTCGCAGAAATACTTCAGAAGCAGATTGGTTAAAGATTCAAGCAAGCGAAGCAGTAGGCGAAGCTTTCGGTTATTACTTTAATGAACAAGGAAATGTTGTTCATAAAGTAAGAACAGTTGGTATGCAACTTGAGGATTTACAACATGTATCTCACGTTGTTGCAGTCGCTGGAGGTTCTTCAAAGGCAAAGGCAATACAGGCTGTAATTAAACAAGGGCACACTTCAATTCTAATTACAGATGAAGGTGCAGCAAAACAGTTAACAAAGGGTATTACCCTTTAA